In one Shewanella loihica PV-4 genomic region, the following are encoded:
- a CDS encoding TorF family putative porin, which produces MKMMKTLTQLKCSILLGSLLAASGVMAEAQDTQVLGGNITGKLTFASDYVFRGESETMDGDVPVVQGTLGWGNVQGWYGGVYASNIKFADPNLEIVTAPYIGKAGTFGDSGITYDVMLFSYLYPGASYSNYTELWLKVGKQFGRTNLQLEVTPTVDDWFGVDGWQGVNYAVHPSYQFDNGINLSASVGYQDLDGNGAEGWGHWNLGVSKTFAGLSFDLRYHGSTVDESHKVYGTQTKIFDDRVVIGVSKSF; this is translated from the coding sequence ATGAAGATGATGAAGACCTTAACCCAGTTAAAATGCTCGATACTCCTTGGCAGCCTATTAGCCGCAAGCGGCGTCATGGCCGAAGCGCAAGACACCCAAGTCTTAGGCGGCAATATCACAGGCAAGCTGACCTTTGCCTCAGATTATGTCTTTCGTGGTGAGTCAGAAACCATGGATGGCGATGTCCCTGTCGTGCAAGGCACGCTGGGATGGGGAAATGTTCAAGGCTGGTACGGCGGTGTGTATGCCTCCAACATCAAGTTTGCCGATCCAAATCTTGAAATCGTCACCGCACCCTACATAGGTAAGGCGGGCACCTTCGGCGATTCTGGTATCACCTATGATGTCATGCTCTTCTCCTATCTCTACCCGGGCGCCTCATACTCTAACTACACAGAGTTATGGCTCAAGGTGGGTAAGCAGTTCGGCCGCACTAACCTACAACTGGAAGTGACCCCGACCGTCGATGACTGGTTTGGTGTCGATGGCTGGCAAGGCGTGAACTACGCCGTCCATCCAAGCTACCAGTTCGACAATGGCATTAACCTGTCTGCCAGCGTCGGCTATCAGGATCTGGACGGTAACGGCGCCGAAGGCTGGGGTCACTGGAACCTGGGTGTCAGCAAAACATTCGCCGGCCTGAGTTTCGATCTCAGATACCACGGCAGCACAGTGGATGAGAGCCACAAGGTGTACGGTACACAAACCAAGATTTTTGATGACCGAGTCGTTATCGGCGTCAGCAAGAGTTTCTAA
- a CDS encoding DNA-3-methyladenine glycosylase I, producing the protein MARLESFDSIYQRACERKGGEAGLAARLPEVLSQDQIAEYTDAELLSELSKKVFQSGFVWRIVDNKWPAYEAAFFNFEPHKILMLSPEQIQQRASDPELIRHLKKTMAIYDNALMVHDIKLAHGSFAKFIAQWPSDNIIGLWAELKRLGCRLGGNTGPYFLRTIGKDTFLLTEDIKGYLQAHKLIDAGFTSTRGLTQVQEVFNEWQAQSGRSLAEISRILACGVGDNRI; encoded by the coding sequence ATGGCGCGATTAGAATCGTTCGACAGTATTTACCAGCGCGCCTGTGAGCGCAAAGGCGGCGAAGCAGGCTTGGCCGCTCGTCTGCCAGAGGTGTTATCTCAGGATCAGATTGCCGAGTATACGGATGCCGAGCTGCTGTCTGAGCTGAGTAAGAAGGTGTTTCAATCGGGATTTGTATGGCGCATCGTCGACAACAAGTGGCCAGCCTATGAGGCGGCCTTCTTCAACTTCGAGCCCCACAAGATCTTGATGCTATCGCCTGAGCAGATCCAGCAGCGTGCCAGCGACCCCGAGTTGATCCGCCACCTGAAGAAGACCATGGCGATATATGACAACGCTCTGATGGTGCATGATATTAAGCTCGCTCACGGCAGCTTTGCCAAGTTTATTGCTCAGTGGCCCAGCGATAATATCATAGGGCTCTGGGCCGAGCTGAAACGCCTGGGCTGCCGACTGGGTGGCAATACCGGCCCCTATTTTCTGCGCACCATAGGCAAAGATACCTTTCTGCTGACCGAAGATATCAAGGGATATCTTCAGGCCCACAAACTGATCGATGCCGGTTTTACCTCTACACGAGGCCTGACCCAGGTGCAGGAAGTATTCAATGAGTGGCAGGCACAGTCGGGCCGCTCTCTGGCGGAAATCAGCCGTATCCTCGCCTGTGGCGTGGGTGATAACCGGATATAA
- the hemG gene encoding menaquinone-dependent protoporphyrinogen IX dehydrogenase, which yields MASVLIVYYSRGGHTAKIAQAIAAHLDAQGHSCDALRIGEFEHIDWEKYDYVAVGACVLYGSYHKSVFEFVTRYQAELAAKPNSFFSVNVVARNPEKRIPENNKYLQKFIELSPWKPNDVKVIAGKVDYPSWRWYDRWMIQLIMKITDGPTDPKAVIDYTDWEDVKLYAEHLLTLKD from the coding sequence ATGGCTTCAGTGCTAATTGTTTACTATTCTCGCGGTGGCCATACGGCCAAGATTGCCCAAGCGATAGCGGCGCACTTGGACGCTCAAGGGCATAGTTGCGACGCCCTGCGTATTGGCGAGTTTGAGCATATCGATTGGGAAAAATACGACTATGTTGCCGTGGGCGCCTGCGTACTCTATGGCAGCTACCATAAGTCCGTGTTCGAATTTGTCACTCGCTACCAGGCTGAGCTGGCGGCCAAGCCTAACAGCTTCTTCAGCGTCAACGTGGTGGCCCGTAACCCCGAGAAACGGATCCCCGAGAACAACAAGTATCTGCAGAAGTTTATCGAGCTCTCTCCCTGGAAGCCGAATGACGTTAAGGTGATTGCCGGCAAGGTGGACTACCCCTCCTGGCGTTGGTATGACAGGTGGATGATCCAGCTGATCATGAAGATCACCGATGGCCCAACCGATCCTAAGGCGGTGATCGATTACACCGACTGGGAAGACGTTAAGCTATATGCAGAGCACCTGCTGACCCTCAAGGATTAG
- a CDS encoding ArsR/SmtB family transcription factor, whose protein sequence is MQKDIDVDAMVTNAQSAAKWLKAIANPYRLMILCQLLDNELSVTQLNENVPLSQSALSQHLAVLRAEDLVATRKSSQIVYYTLKNEQVTEVISILYKRYCV, encoded by the coding sequence ATGCAAAAAGATATTGATGTAGATGCAATGGTCACCAATGCCCAGAGCGCAGCCAAGTGGCTTAAGGCAATAGCCAATCCCTATAGACTGATGATCTTGTGCCAGCTACTCGACAATGAACTGAGCGTGACACAGCTAAATGAAAACGTGCCCCTGAGCCAGTCTGCCTTGTCACAACACCTGGCGGTATTGCGCGCCGAAGATCTGGTGGCGACCCGCAAGAGCTCACAGATCGTCTACTACACACTGAAGAACGAACAGGTCACCGAGGTGATCTCGATTCTCTACAAGCGTTACTGCGTATAA
- a CDS encoding glutathione S-transferase family protein, with product MELFYHPLSRYSQKVLIALYEKQANFYPRVIELSDPFSRNEFKQQYPLGKLPLFKTRTGDLLPESSIIIDYIDHEFATGTRLLPQDYSQRLQVRLYDRLIDNDLNNPLYLLEQMEAREEENPIKVRQLEKEIMLLLNELNDKLQRHHWLCGDAFTMADCALIPCLIHARNRLKLYQLDPIDRYLNQANTRGAWIQVQEEIELTRIAVQAGFRPIP from the coding sequence ATGGAACTCTTCTACCATCCCCTGTCACGATATTCCCAAAAAGTCTTGATCGCCCTCTACGAAAAACAGGCCAACTTCTATCCCAGGGTGATAGAGCTGAGCGATCCCTTTTCCCGCAACGAATTTAAGCAGCAGTATCCCTTGGGAAAATTACCCCTGTTCAAGACACGCACCGGCGACCTCTTGCCCGAATCCAGCATCATCATAGACTACATAGACCATGAATTTGCCACCGGCACCCGACTACTGCCACAGGATTACTCTCAGCGCCTACAGGTGCGCCTATATGATCGCCTCATCGACAACGACCTGAACAATCCTCTCTATCTGCTGGAACAGATGGAAGCCCGTGAAGAAGAGAATCCGATTAAGGTGAGGCAGTTAGAGAAGGAGATCATGCTGCTACTGAATGAGCTGAACGACAAGTTGCAGCGGCATCACTGGCTCTGCGGCGATGCCTTTACCATGGCGGACTGCGCCCTGATCCCTTGCCTGATCCACGCCAGAAATCGCCTCAAGCTGTACCAACTGGATCCCATCGACAGATATCTAAATCAGGCCAACACCCGAGGCGCCTGGATCCAGGTACAGGAAGAGATAGAACTCACCCGCATCGCGGTGCAGGCCGGATTTCGCCCCATCCCCTAA
- the hemG gene encoding menaquinone-dependent protoporphyrinogen IX dehydrogenase, giving the protein MSRTLIIYSTVDGQTKAICDQIAEQCKSDTQPVTMVSLEEAQSVNLSYFDKVIIGASIRYGKHRPELFQYVNRHRAVLNGKKNAFFTVNVVARKPEKNTPETNPYMKKFLQLSLWQPQQLGVFAGKIDYPKYRFFDKFMIRFIMWITKGPTDTSGTYEFTDWDKVQEFAKAFSER; this is encoded by the coding sequence ATGAGTCGTACCCTAATTATCTATTCTACCGTAGACGGTCAGACGAAAGCCATCTGTGATCAGATTGCCGAGCAGTGCAAGTCGGATACCCAGCCGGTGACCATGGTCAGCCTGGAAGAGGCCCAGTCGGTCAACCTCTCCTATTTTGACAAGGTCATCATAGGGGCGAGCATTCGTTACGGCAAACACAGACCCGAGCTGTTCCAATATGTGAACCGTCACAGAGCCGTGTTAAATGGCAAGAAGAACGCCTTCTTTACCGTGAACGTGGTGGCGAGAAAGCCGGAGAAGAATACGCCCGAGACTAACCCTTACATGAAGAAGTTTCTGCAGCTGTCGCTGTGGCAGCCTCAGCAGCTGGGAGTCTTTGCGGGTAAGATCGATTATCCCAAGTACCGTTTCTTCGATAAGTTCATGATCCGTTTCATTATGTGGATCACTAAGGGCCCCACAGATACCTCGGGTACCTATGAATTTACCGATTGGGATAAGGTGCAGGAGTTTGCGAAAGCCTTTAGCGAGCGTTAA
- a CDS encoding TrkH family potassium uptake protein: MQYRTIIRITGLLMGLFSLSLLPPALVAVIYKDGGGTAFLQAFFLSLLLGFVLWYPNRRHKKDLRTREGFMLVVLFWGVLGSIGAVPFIFSSQPDLSLTDSFFESFSALTTTGATVLVGLDSLPKAILFYRHLLQWLGGMGIIVLAVAILPVLGIGGMQLYRAEIPGPVKDSKMTPRIAETAKALWYIYLALTIACAFAYWVAGMDVFDAICHSFSTIAIGGFSTHDASMGYFDSTAINMVCVVFLLIAALNFSLHFAAFTRRGINLKVYLRDAEFKALIVIQLALTLICFATLYHTGIYDSAEETFDFALFQAVSISTTAGFGTESFHMWPLFLPMLLIFSSFIGGCGGSTAGGIKVMRMILLLLQGSRELKRLVHPRGMFSIRINGKALPDRIIDAVWGFFSAYALVFVVCMLILMALGMDNITAFSATAACLNNLGPGLGEVASNYASIGDGEKWVLVVAMLFGRLEVFTLLVLFTPTFWKN; encoded by the coding sequence ATGCAATATAGAACCATTATAAGAATTACAGGCCTACTCATGGGGCTGTTTTCTTTGTCGCTTCTGCCGCCAGCGCTGGTTGCCGTGATCTACAAAGATGGCGGGGGCACAGCCTTTCTGCAGGCCTTCTTCCTCAGCTTGTTACTCGGCTTCGTGCTCTGGTATCCCAACAGGCGTCACAAGAAGGATCTGCGCACCCGAGAGGGCTTTATGCTGGTGGTGCTCTTCTGGGGCGTGTTGGGCTCCATAGGTGCTGTGCCTTTTATCTTCTCCAGTCAGCCCGATCTTTCGCTCACCGACAGCTTCTTCGAGTCCTTCTCGGCGCTCACCACCACAGGGGCGACCGTGCTGGTGGGGCTAGATAGCCTGCCCAAGGCGATCCTCTTCTATCGCCACCTATTGCAGTGGCTCGGCGGAATGGGGATCATCGTCCTGGCGGTAGCCATTCTGCCCGTGCTCGGGATTGGGGGGATGCAGCTCTACCGTGCGGAGATCCCCGGGCCGGTGAAAGACAGTAAGATGACGCCGCGAATCGCCGAGACCGCCAAGGCGCTCTGGTATATCTATCTGGCGCTGACCATCGCCTGTGCCTTCGCCTACTGGGTCGCCGGCATGGATGTGTTCGATGCCATCTGTCACTCGTTTTCTACCATCGCCATTGGCGGCTTCTCTACCCATGACGCCAGCATGGGATACTTCGATAGCACGGCGATCAACATGGTGTGTGTGGTGTTTCTGTTGATTGCGGCGCTGAACTTCAGCCTGCACTTTGCGGCCTTTACCCGCCGCGGCATCAACCTCAAGGTTTATCTGAGAGACGCCGAGTTTAAGGCGCTTATCGTGATCCAGCTGGCGCTGACGCTGATCTGTTTTGCGACCCTGTACCATACCGGCATCTATGACAGTGCCGAGGAGACTTTCGACTTCGCCCTGTTCCAGGCGGTCTCTATCTCCACCACGGCGGGCTTCGGTACCGAAAGCTTCCATATGTGGCCGCTGTTCCTGCCTATGCTGCTGATCTTCTCCAGCTTCATCGGTGGCTGTGGCGGCTCGACTGCCGGCGGCATCAAGGTGATGCGGATGATTTTACTGCTGCTGCAGGGCTCACGAGAACTCAAACGCCTGGTGCACCCCAGGGGCATGTTCTCCATCCGTATCAATGGTAAGGCGCTGCCGGATCGCATCATAGATGCGGTATGGGGCTTCTTCTCTGCTTACGCCCTCGTTTTTGTGGTTTGCATGTTGATCCTGATGGCGCTGGGCATGGATAATATCACCGCCTTCAGCGCGACCGCGGCCTGTTTGAATAACCTGGGGCCTGGGCTAGGTGAGGTGGCCAGTAACTATGCCAGCATTGGCGATGGCGAGAAGTGGGTGTTGGTGGTGGCCATGCTATTCGGCCGATTGGAAGTGTTTACCTTATTGGTGTTGTTTACACCGACTTTTTGGAAGAATTAA
- a CDS encoding efflux RND transporter periplasmic adaptor subunit — translation MRQIVKIASLVSVALWITGCGQDENQGHSAAAPRSMEVGVVQVVEQPQAIQVELPGRSKAYLEAEVRPQVSGIITERGFVEGGEVTEGQSLYQIDSSTYKAALVSAEADLARANASLVSAKAKAARYKALIKTDAISQQDFDEADALYKEALANVTVAKAAINTAKINLEYTQVKAPISGRIGKSSVTAGALVTANQSAALATIQQLDPINVDIAQSSAQLLRLKAKLKQGQLQAADNADVRLILEDGTAYEHMGSLRFAEVSVDENTGSVTLRAEFPNPDGVLLPGMYVRAVLNAGTDPKAILVPQKAVTRNTKGQAVAMVIGAESKVEPRVVTTAEVIDHQWRITSGLKAGDQLIVEGLQKIRPGAPVVGKPLSEMQSDKQPQK, via the coding sequence ATGCGGCAAATAGTAAAAATTGCCTCGTTAGTTAGTGTGGCGTTATGGATAACAGGTTGTGGCCAGGACGAGAACCAAGGTCATTCGGCAGCAGCCCCAAGAAGCATGGAGGTTGGGGTGGTTCAGGTTGTCGAGCAGCCCCAGGCTATTCAGGTTGAGCTACCGGGTCGCAGCAAGGCATATCTTGAGGCCGAGGTGCGTCCTCAGGTGTCGGGTATCATCACTGAGCGCGGCTTCGTCGAGGGTGGTGAGGTAACCGAAGGCCAATCTCTCTATCAGATCGATTCGTCGACCTATAAGGCGGCGCTGGTCAGTGCCGAAGCCGATCTGGCCCGTGCCAATGCCAGCCTGGTGTCTGCCAAGGCCAAGGCTGCCAGATATAAGGCCTTGATCAAGACTGATGCCATCAGCCAACAAGATTTCGACGAGGCTGATGCCCTCTACAAAGAGGCGCTGGCTAACGTGACTGTGGCCAAGGCGGCGATTAACACGGCTAAGATCAACCTGGAATACACTCAGGTGAAGGCACCTATCTCGGGCCGTATCGGTAAGTCTTCCGTGACTGCCGGTGCCCTGGTGACCGCGAATCAGAGCGCCGCACTGGCGACGATTCAACAGCTGGATCCTATCAACGTCGATATCGCTCAATCTAGCGCTCAGCTGCTACGCCTCAAGGCCAAGCTTAAGCAGGGACAACTGCAGGCGGCTGACAATGCCGATGTACGTCTGATCCTGGAAGATGGCACGGCATACGAGCACATGGGGTCGCTCAGATTCGCCGAGGTGAGTGTCGATGAGAACACGGGTTCAGTAACCCTAAGGGCCGAATTCCCTAACCCGGATGGCGTATTGCTTCCTGGCATGTATGTGCGCGCCGTATTGAACGCGGGTACAGATCCTAAGGCGATTCTGGTACCGCAGAAGGCGGTAACCCGTAATACCAAGGGTCAGGCCGTTGCCATGGTGATTGGCGCCGAGAGCAAGGTCGAGCCAAGAGTAGTGACGACTGCCGAGGTGATCGATCATCAGTGGCGCATCACCAGCGGCTTGAAGGCTGGCGATCAGCTGATTGTCGAGGGATTACAGAAGATACGTCCGGGCGCCCCTGTGGTGGGTAAACCACTCAGCGAGATGCAATCAGACAAGCAACCACAGAAGTAA
- a CDS encoding thioesterase family protein, which produces MNLYFRLFWLMFWRVRHCRRIDFLGTSTISYRALPLDCDINLHLTNSRYPALMDLARTYMLAEMGLLKRFLKLKWLPIVNAAEFTYIRDIKPLCKFDIQSRVVGWDEKYFYVEQRFVSGDTLHCIVHVRGVFVNNRKQVPIPEMLKEAGFDGPEPCLPPEIEKWKAFLTLKKERNLPA; this is translated from the coding sequence ATGAACCTCTATTTTCGTTTGTTTTGGTTGATGTTTTGGCGGGTACGTCATTGTCGTCGTATCGATTTTCTGGGCACGAGTACCATTAGCTATCGCGCCTTGCCGCTGGATTGCGACATTAACCTGCACCTGACTAACTCCCGCTATCCCGCCCTGATGGATCTGGCCCGTACCTACATGTTGGCCGAGATGGGGCTGCTGAAACGCTTCTTGAAACTCAAGTGGTTGCCGATCGTCAACGCCGCCGAGTTCACCTATATTCGCGACATCAAACCCCTGTGTAAATTCGACATTCAGAGTCGAGTGGTGGGTTGGGACGAGAAATACTTCTATGTCGAGCAGCGCTTCGTCAGCGGCGACACCCTTCACTGTATCGTGCATGTGCGCGGCGTGTTCGTGAACAACCGCAAGCAGGTACCGATTCCTGAGATGCTCAAGGAGGCGGGCTTCGATGGCCCCGAACCTTGTTTACCGCCGGAAATCGAAAAGTGGAAAGCCTTCCTGACGCTCAAGAAAGAGCGCAACCTGCCTGCTTAA
- a CDS encoding LysR family transcriptional regulator, translating to MDASQLYRMLVFASVVEHGSLTRAAESLNISRSMVSQHLKKLEHRCQSRLLNRTTRSLSLTQEGQSFYRYCAELLKLAKQAETSLQPADAELQGSITLAVPQALGDGEIAPIIKTFHQHYPKVHLSLLIQDRQLDLTEHQIDVAIQIGAASQPSVNETRLGRFDEYLVASPDYVAHHGAPVHPDNLSHHHWIGLAGDRLPRHWQFENSEGERVRLQLSPFINCNSLQGTLSLAMQGLGVALLPSPLISQHLANGQLVQLLPDYHLGRGALYLVHPYLEVIPPRVRALIELLTERLTPAA from the coding sequence ATGGACGCATCACAACTCTATCGTATGTTGGTCTTTGCCAGTGTGGTCGAGCATGGCTCCTTGACCCGCGCCGCCGAGTCGCTAAACATTAGCCGCTCCATGGTGAGTCAACACCTAAAGAAACTGGAGCATAGATGCCAGTCGCGTCTATTAAACAGGACCACCCGCAGCCTGTCGCTCACCCAGGAGGGTCAGTCCTTTTACCGCTACTGCGCCGAGCTGCTCAAACTCGCCAAGCAGGCGGAAACCTCGCTGCAGCCAGCAGATGCCGAGCTGCAAGGCAGCATCACCCTCGCCGTCCCCCAGGCGCTAGGCGATGGAGAGATAGCCCCCATCATCAAGACATTTCACCAGCATTATCCCAAGGTGCATCTCTCCCTACTGATTCAGGACAGACAGCTGGACCTCACCGAGCATCAGATAGATGTAGCGATTCAGATAGGGGCCGCCAGTCAGCCCAGCGTCAATGAGACCAGACTGGGTCGCTTCGATGAATATCTGGTGGCTAGCCCCGACTATGTTGCGCACCATGGCGCGCCTGTGCACCCGGACAATCTCAGCCATCATCATTGGATAGGCCTGGCGGGCGACAGGCTCCCCAGACATTGGCAGTTTGAAAACAGCGAAGGCGAGCGTGTCCGCCTGCAGCTTAGCCCTTTCATCAACTGCAACAGCCTACAGGGAACCCTAAGCCTGGCGATGCAGGGGCTGGGCGTTGCCTTGCTGCCCTCCCCCTTGATAAGCCAGCACCTTGCCAATGGGCAGCTGGTACAGCTACTGCCAGACTATCATCTGGGACGAGGCGCCCTCTACCTGGTACATCCCTATCTTGAGGTGATTCCGCCAAGAGTCAGGGCACTTATCGAACTGCTGACCGAGCGACTCACACCGGCGGCATAA
- a CDS encoding YigZ family protein, with amino-acid sequence MSESYPIPAKPITIEEEIKHSRFISFLFHCPSEDVLKCVLTNIKAEYPGANHYCYAFIAGAPDNNVAMGSSDDGEPSGSAGRPMLASLQGAEIGEIGAVVVRYFGGTKLGVGGLVRAYSSGIKQGLAQLETEIKQIRYPGRLACDYHQLKDVEHFLELCEGLVVDKVFTDRVSLSFEMPKATQSRFNQELATLSQGRLKAEFSN; translated from the coding sequence TTGAGCGAGAGTTATCCCATTCCGGCCAAGCCGATCACCATAGAAGAAGAGATAAAGCATAGCCGCTTTATCTCTTTTCTATTTCACTGCCCATCGGAAGATGTGTTGAAGTGTGTGCTCACTAACATTAAGGCCGAGTATCCGGGGGCGAATCACTATTGCTACGCCTTTATCGCCGGAGCGCCGGACAATAATGTGGCCATGGGCAGCAGCGATGATGGTGAGCCGTCCGGCAGTGCCGGGCGTCCCATGTTGGCCAGCCTGCAGGGTGCCGAGATAGGTGAGATCGGCGCCGTCGTGGTGCGCTATTTTGGCGGCACCAAGTTAGGTGTCGGCGGCCTGGTGCGCGCCTACAGCTCTGGCATCAAACAGGGGCTGGCGCAGCTAGAGACTGAGATAAAGCAGATCCGTTATCCTGGAAGGCTGGCGTGCGATTACCATCAGCTCAAAGATGTGGAACACTTTCTCGAGCTCTGTGAGGGGCTGGTTGTCGACAAGGTGTTTACCGACAGGGTGAGCCTGAGTTTCGAGATGCCCAAGGCGACTCAGAGCCGTTTCAATCAGGAGCTTGCGACCCTGAGTCAGGGACGCCTCAAGGCGGAGTTTTCCAACTGA
- the pepQ gene encoding Xaa-Pro dipeptidase, translating to MENLATLYPAHIIELNRRVAEITAREQLAGLVIHSGQPHRQFLDDLDYPFKVNPHFKAWLPVIDNPHCWLIVNGRDKPQLIFYRPVDFWHKVADLPEDFWTTEIEIKVLTKADKVADLLPGKLQEWAYIGEHLDVADVLGFGSRNPEAVMSYLHYHRASKTAYELACMRRASEIGVRGHVAAKSAFYAGASEFEIQQAYLAATDMGENDVPYGNIIALNQNAAILHYTALEHVSPKQRLSFLIDAGGSFHGYASDITRTYAFEKNLFGDLIAAMDKLQLAIIEMMRPGVKYVDLHLATHQKLAQLLLDFKLVQGDPQGLIEQGITSAFFPHGLGHMLGLQVHDMGGFLHDERGTHIAPPEAHPFLRCTRTLAANQVLTIEPGLYIIDSLLNELKQDGRADWINWQMVDQVRPFGGIRIEDNVIVHSDHNENMTRDLGLHG from the coding sequence ATGGAAAACTTAGCCACCCTCTATCCCGCCCACATTATTGAACTGAACCGGCGCGTCGCCGAGATCACCGCAAGAGAGCAGTTGGCCGGCTTAGTGATTCATTCGGGTCAGCCTCATCGTCAGTTTCTCGATGATCTGGATTACCCCTTTAAAGTTAATCCGCACTTCAAGGCCTGGCTTCCGGTTATCGATAATCCCCACTGCTGGCTGATCGTCAACGGTCGGGATAAGCCGCAACTCATCTTCTATCGTCCGGTGGATTTTTGGCATAAGGTCGCCGATCTACCAGAGGATTTTTGGACGACCGAGATAGAGATTAAAGTGCTGACCAAGGCCGACAAGGTGGCAGATCTGCTGCCGGGCAAGTTGCAGGAGTGGGCCTATATTGGCGAGCATCTGGATGTCGCCGATGTGCTGGGCTTCGGAAGCCGTAACCCCGAGGCGGTGATGAGCTACCTGCATTATCACAGAGCCAGCAAGACGGCCTATGAGTTGGCCTGCATGCGCCGGGCGAGTGAGATCGGTGTGCGTGGTCATGTGGCGGCCAAGAGTGCCTTCTATGCGGGCGCGAGCGAGTTTGAGATCCAGCAAGCCTACCTGGCTGCGACTGATATGGGCGAGAACGATGTGCCCTACGGCAACATTATCGCACTGAATCAAAACGCCGCGATTCTGCACTACACGGCGCTGGAGCATGTGTCGCCCAAGCAGCGACTCTCCTTCCTTATCGATGCCGGTGGTAGCTTCCATGGCTATGCCTCGGACATCACCCGTACCTATGCCTTCGAGAAGAACCTGTTCGGCGACCTGATCGCCGCCATGGACAAGTTACAGCTGGCCATCATCGAGATGATGCGTCCGGGCGTGAAGTATGTAGATCTGCATCTGGCGACACACCAGAAGCTGGCACAGCTGCTGCTGGACTTCAAGTTAGTGCAAGGCGATCCCCAAGGACTGATAGAGCAGGGGATCACCAGCGCCTTCTTCCCCCATGGTCTGGGGCATATGTTGGGCCTACAGGTACATGATATGGGCGGCTTCCTCCACGACGAGCGCGGCACCCACATTGCACCGCCGGAGGCGCATCCCTTCCTGCGCTGTACCCGCACCCTGGCCGCTAACCAGGTGCTGACCATAGAGCCAGGGCTTTACATCATCGACAGCCTGCTTAACGAGTTGAAACAGGATGGTCGCGCCGATTGGATTAACTGGCAGATGGTGGATCAGGTGCGCCCCTTCGGTGGCATTCGTATCGAAGACAATGTGATCGTCCATAGCGATCATAACGAAAATATGACTCGCGATCTGGGTCTGCACGGTTAA